A genomic window from Salvia hispanica cultivar TCC Black 2014 chromosome 5, UniMelb_Shisp_WGS_1.0, whole genome shotgun sequence includes:
- the LOC125187362 gene encoding protein ENHANCER OF LHP1 1, with translation MKIRTMKLREAHTAADDSVCSILWASDAGHIVTSSSSDNAICIHHASAPSNAPKFLRNHREGVTALALSPNSTCLASASLDHSVKLYKFPGGDFETNITRFTLPIRAVAFNKSGTILAAAGDDEGIKLVNTIDGTIARVLKGHKGSVTSLAFDPKSEYLTSLDSNGTVIYWELQSGSTLHVLKAIAPNNGTDVSVMNILAWSPDGELLAVPGLKNNVVLYDRDTAEKLFSLSGDHLQPICFLSWSPNGKYIATSGLDKQILIWDVDKKQDIERQKFSECITCMAWKPEGNALAVIDVKGKYGVWESVVPSTMKSPTEDIPGLYSKNSNGLLLFDEEEEPCASGNLSDLNEDSYDDFEPLRRKRSRKHSSYDDEMEDVNDELETVSKVETRKKAFYGHKENLSGKSGSRNMMVTAGTKMQEPFQPGATPAHPGKRHFLCYNMLGSITTMEHEGYSHIETDFHDTSSGPRVSAMTDYFGFTMASLNENGSVFANPCKGDKNMSTLMYRPFSSWANNSEWSMRFEGEEVRAIALGSGWVAAITNLNSLRIFTEGGLQRYILSLDGPAVTAAGYKDELAVVTHISPPLPTNEQILEFRVFNISHGSQPLRGRLPLTPGSTLTWFGFSEEGQLSSFDSKGILRVFTSQFGGTWLPLFSASKIKNSEENYWVAGLNASKLFCIVCKSPETFPQSTSKPVLTLLDLSFPLAASDLGADSLENEFMMNNMHLSRIQRSIEEREASGLDCTLLDDEAFTVETSLDRCILRLIASCCNSDKHVRATELFKLLSLEKSSRAAIKLVTALKQPNLAERFNNILEEKLLSEKKENIAHPGSKSNFNGSIKPEVASTKFFTAEINRAAETAVASPVNTFPSTSNTRARNVEEPTKDRNGKSEESKTMTPGRTIDLKATGKGNANGVHNAGEATKATKVDQLSSSRPSNPFAKSSSNQGSSSLFDSLKKTKKADIKGKV, from the exons ATGAAGATCCGGACGATGAAGCTCCGAGAAGCCCACACAGCTGCCGACGATTCCGTCTGCTCCATTCTCTGGGCCTCCGATGCAGGCCACATCGTcacttcctcctcctccgacAACGCCATCTGCATCCACCACGCCTCCGCGCCTTCCAATGCCCCCAAGTTTCTTCGCAACCACCGCGAGGGAGTCACGGCGCTGGCTCTCAGCCCTAATTCCACCTGCCTTGCTTCTGCCTCCCTTGACCACTCGGTCAAGTTATATAAATTCCCTg GTGGAGATTTTGAAACTAATATCACTAGATTCACCCTGCCAATTCGTGCTGTTGCTTTTAATAAGTCGGGAACAATTTTGGCTGCTGCTGGTGATGATGAGGGCATCAAACTTGTCAATACTATTGATGGAACCATTGCAAGAGTACTTAAAGGGCATAAAGGATCTGTCACCAGCCTGGCTTTTGATCCTAAATCTGAATACTTAACTTCACTTGATTCAAATGGGACAGTCATTTACTGGGAGCTCCAATCTGGGAGTACACTTCATGTCCTTAAGGCTATTGCTCCCAACAATGGTACAGATGTCTCAGTTATGAACATACTTGCTTGGAGTCCAGATGGAGAATTGTTAGCAGTACCAGGTCTGAAAAATAATGTGGTGTTGTATGACAGGGACACTGCTGAGAAGCTTTTTTCTCTTAGTGGTGATCATTTACAGCCTATTTGCTTCTTATCATGGTCGCCTAATGGGAAATATATTGCTACTTCTGGTTTAGACAAACAAATTCTTATTTGGGATGTGGATAAGAAACAGGACATTGAGAGGCAAAAGTTTAGTGAATGCATAACTTGCATGGCATGGAAGCCTGAGGGAAATGCATTGGCAGTTATTGATGTTAAGGGGAAGTATGGTGTGTGGGAATCAGTTGTACCATCAACAATGAAATCTCCGACTGAAGATATTCCTGGTTTATATTCCAAAAACAGCAATGGCCTCCTCTTgtttgatgaagaagaagaacctTGTGCATCAGGTAATTTAAGTGATCTCAATGAAGATAGCTATGATGACTTTGAGCCACTTAGAAGAAAGAGATCCCGTAAGCACTCTAGTTATGATGATGAAATGGAAGATGTTAATGATGAGCTGGAAACTGTTTCTAAAGTTGAAACACGTAAGAAGGCTTTTTACGGTCATAAAGAAAACCTCTCTGGAAAGAGTGGATCCAGAAATATGATGGTAACTGCAGGAACTAAAATGCAAGAACCTTTTCAGCCTGGAGCTACACCTGCACACCCTGGAAAGAGGCACTTTTTGTGCTACAATATGCTGGGGAGTATAACCACGATGGAACATGAAGGATATTCACATATTGAG ACAGATTTCCATGATACCAGCAGTGGTCCACGTGTATCTGCGATGACTGACTATTTTGGTTTTACAATGGCTTCTCTAAATGAGAATGGCAGTGTATTTGCGAATCCATGCAAAGGTGATAAGAATATGAGTACACTCATGTATCGTCCCTTTAGTAGCTGGGCAAATAACAGTGAG TGGTCTATGCGGTTTGAGGGGGAAGAAGTAAGAGCAATAGCACTTGGAAGTGGTTGGGTTGCTGCTATCACCAACCTTAATTCTCTTCGTATTTTCACCGAGGGTGGTTTACAG AGGtacattctctctcttgatGGACCAGCGGTTACAGCTGCTGGCTACAAAGATGAACTGGCAGTTGTAACACATATATCTCCACCTCTGCCAACAAATGAACAG ATCCTTGAATTTAGAGTCTTCAACATTTCTCATGGATCACAACCTTTAAGAGGACGGCTTCCATTGACTCCTGGGTCAACCTTAACATGGTTTGGTTTCAGCGAGGAAGGTCAACTAAGTTCTTTTGACTCTAAG GGTATCTTGAGAGTCTTTACAAGTCAATTTGGAGGTACTTGGTTGCCACTTTTCAG TGCCAGCAAAATAAAGAATTCCGAGGAAAATTATTGGGTTGCTGGCCTGAATGCAAGCAAGTTATTTTGCATTGTTTGCAAGTCTCCTGAAACTTTCCCACAG TCTACTTCCAAGCCAGTGCTGACCTTGCTAGACCTGTCATTCCCTCTTGCTGCTTCGGACCTCGGTGCAGACAGCTTGGAGAATGAATTTATGATGAACAACATGCATCTCTCAAGG ATCCAAAGAAGTATAGAAGAAAGAGAAGCTTCTGGTCTTGATTGCACCTTACTTGACGATGAGGCTTTCACTGTTGAAACTTCCCTTGACAGATGCATCTTGAGGCTCATTGCATCCTGCTGCAACA GTGACAAACATGTCAGAGCCACTGAACTTTTTAAACTTCTATCACTCGAAAAATCTAGTAGGGCAGCCATAAAACTTGTTACTGCATTAAAGCAACCAAACTTGGCTGAGCGCTTCAATAATATACTCGAG GAAAAGTTGCTCAGTGAAAAAAAGGAGAACATTGCACACCCTGGCAGCAAGTCCAATTTCAATGGTTCTATCAAACCAGAAGTTGCATCTACTAAGTTTTTTACTGCAGAAATCAATAGAGCAGCAGAAACTGCAGTTGCATCTCCAGTCAACACATTTCCATCCACTTCCAACACAAGGGCCCGAAACGTTGAGGAGCCTACCAAGGACAGAAATGGAAAGAGTGAAGAAAGTAAAACTATGACACCAGGAAGAACTATTGACTTGAAGGCGACAGGGAAAGGGAACGCTAATGGAGTGCACAATGCTGGAGAAGCAACGAAGGCTACAAAGGTTGATCAACTAAGTTCTAGTCGCCCATCTAATCCATTCGCAAAGTCATCCAGCAACCAAGGAAGTTCTTCATTGTTCGATTCTCtaaagaagacgaagaagGCTGACATCAAGGGGAAGGTATGA